The Macaca fascicularis isolate 582-1 chromosome 14, T2T-MFA8v1.1 genome contains the following window.
gaacctgagaggtagacgttgcagtgagccgagattaaaaaaaataaaataagataaaattagccgggtgagatggcacgttcctgtaatcccagctactagggggtgctgaggcaggagacttgctttaacccgggaggtggagcttgcagtgagccgagatcgtgccactgcactccagcctgggtgacagagtgagactccgtctcaaaacaaacaaacaaaaacactaattTGAACAAAGTCTATTCTTAGTTTACTTGAGCCATTCAGATGATTTGGTTACAAAATATTTCCATTCTCCCCTCTGAATCTAGGTTGTGTTTGCAGAGGACAGTTAgcaaatgtctctctctctctctctctctctctctctgccatccCATTgcaattcttttgttttattcccCCTCCTGAGTATAATCTAATTTGGGTACCTTTTCAAATGCTATTCCAGTCTTGAATCTCCATTCAATGGTTCCCCAGAGCAAAAATGCCTAGCTAGTGAAGCACTAATGGGAaatggggagaagggaaggagaccTCATAGAGCCTCAGCCTACTCTGTTCTCATTCTTGCAGCTCTCTCTTCCCGTTTCGATATTTCTTCAGGAAGAGCAGCCACTCTTGAGCCTTCCAAATGCAGCGCTGGAAAGAGGATCATCTCTTGCAGTGACTCCTCCCGAATCATTCTTCCTCCaactgtttccttttcttatgACACTTCAGTCATGGAGAATGAGGTCCCCATGCTGAGTCCTCTGTGGTTTTATCCTGTCCTTTGcccctttatatattttttttccgaTTTAAAACATTAAGAATGGAACTTTCTAAAATGTTCATGTCCGGAGGGCCCGTTTAGGCCTTTTGTCTTCAGCACTTAGGATCCTAATGACAATAAATTATTTATGAAGAGTTATTGATTGAATTTAGTGGAATAGAGTAAGAGAGAACAAATTCTTCCCTCAAGATAGAGAGAAAATGCATGAAACTTCCCTAGGTCTACCTGGTTACTGTTCACAGGATCACTTTGGATAGGTGACTCTGTGCCAGAGGTTAGGGAATGGGGTCTTTCAAGACTCACTGTCCTGAGCCCTGCTCACCCAAGAGACCTCTTCCCCGGTTCCAGTTTGGCCCCAAATGGTAGCCTCTCCATAGACAAAATGTTTCCCACCTCTCTATCCCTCTGTTTGACAGTAATGCAGATTCGTTTATCAGATTAACTGGAAGTCAATCCAGGTTGGCACCCCTGGAGAAAGCCTGGGCACCTGAGCTGCCTTCAACTAAAGGACTGATCTGTAACAGACACTTTAGCCTTGTGTGGCCGTGGAGAACCAAAATGATCTATGGAAATGTATGGAAACTCATTTTAGCTCACAACAAAGGAGTCACTTTTTACTTGTTAGAGATGTCCAATATTAGAATGGGCTACCTCATAAGGTAATGAGCCTCGTCACCCAAATGCTTTATACAGAAGTCATCATCTGTCACATGCCAGAGGGTGCCCCTCATGAGTGGGAGAGTAGGGGCTGAACTGCTGAGTTCCCGCTGCATCCTGTTGCTATGCTGCCTGCATCCTTGGcggggagaagagaagagatggACTGCTGCGGAGGACCTGGCAATCGAGGACCCAGGACTTAAGGGGATGGGGGCTGATGGGGAAACCACAGGGTGTGGGAATTTAAGGATTAGTGACATTAGTAACATCAATTCCTCTCAAATTGTGTTTACAGCCTTTACTGGACTGTCCCAAGCATGGCCTGCTTTACAAAGCTGCTAAGAAGCACAGCTGAGTGCCCACCCTGACTCTGACTAGCTTACAGTGAAGCTTTGGGAAGTTGTTTTCCGCTGAGCTCTTATTTTCTCATCCAGAAAATGCGGGGATAGGATTTGGTGAGTTATAAAGTGCCTTCTAGCTCTGGCAGTCTGTGACTGGCCCTGCTCTTTCCGAGCAGGTCAGTGAGGCAATGACCCCGAAGGGGGCTGCCCAGAATCACCACAGGCTTCCTTTGGCTCACCACCCTGCCCCAACCCCTCTGGCCACCGCTGCCTAGGGGTCTTTCTCCAACTTGCCACATTCTTGCTCAAATGTAGTTTAGCACCATGGATGGACAGCCGATTTGAATTTGAAATCAGCCCTGACATTACCCAGCTGGGTGACTTTTAGTAACTTTCCTTCCTTGAGCCTTAgttgcctcatctataaaaccagAGCTGGACAAATCGATCAGCTTTGCTGGGGTTGATGACTTGAGGCCCTTTCAGGAGTGAGGTCCCTGTTATTCCAGGGCTAGGGAAGCACTCCAGCTCAGAATGGCACTCTGTAGCACAGGATGAGAATCACCCACTGACACCGTGGCCATGCAGCTCTGAAACAGACAGCAGCCCAACCCCCCGGCCCTGCCACCAAGCACATCTCAGGAGACCTCCACTGGTATAATTTCCCTTGGCCCTAAGAATCTCCTTCCCCAGTCCCTTTCCTTTGCGTTAGAAAAAGGCAAGCAGGGCTGAGTTTAGTGGTTTTAAAATTAGgggtgtggccaggcacagtgtttcatgcctgtaattccagccctttgggaggcctaggcaagcggatcacttgagcttagcagttcaagaccaccgtgggcaacatggtaaaatcccatctctacaaaaaaatacaaaagttagctggtcCTAgtggtgcacctgtggtcccagctactccgaaggctaagggggaggatggcttgagcctgggaggctgggaggtggaggttgcagtgagcctagataacaccaccacactccagcctgggtgacagagccagaccctctcaaaataatagcaataaataataataaagttaggAGTGATCAGGCCCTGAACAGGGAAGTGttctgtccaaggtcacagagcaaagAGAACCCAGGTGCCCACAACTCAGCCAAGAGTCTTGACCCCTCTGTCGTCAACTGCACACATGCTGCACACTCCACCAGCTCCTAGGCTTCTCTCCACATCTGACTTCTCCAGGCCTGGACTGTGGGTAGCTTTTTGGACAGAAAGAAGCAGAAAGCAGCAGGAGCTGCTCTCCAAGGACCACACCTCAAAGAGCAAGATCCCCAGGTGGGATCGCTCTGAGGCTTCAGGCAGGGGAGGCTGGCTTGAAAGCCGATCTCCAAGAGGGCGTGGCTCCAAAATGCTGGCAAATAAAGCCTGGAGAGCCAGCAACAGTCTGGAGACCAGCAGGAGGGACAGGAAAACTGCAAGCCGCTCTGTTCCTGGGCCTAGGAAGTGGTGAGCTCGCTGAGGCAGGAGGCGCTCTGGGGAGGGTCTGGGAATGTGGACAAGGGCCCTGCAGGCCAAGATGGGGCAGGTGGAGGGAGGAAGATGTTTGCGCTCCAGTTGGCGAAGGAAATTCCAGGGAAGGGAGAATCACTGCACAGAGGGCTGACACACAGGTCCTTTCCAGAGACAGCTGCTCACGctcacacccatacacacacacacaaaggtagaTACAGGGAAAAGGCAGCACCACTCAGGCACACCACCTATCAGACCAGCCAGCCCTGGCTCACTCACCTGGAATGCAGTATTTAAAGAACTCACCATCCCACCTGCACACCCACATAGACATCTCCCCACTGTGTTTCAGATGCTCATGGCGTCCCCTCAAACCCTGGTTCTCTGTCTGCTGGTCCTGGCAGTCACTGAAGCCTGCGGCCAGGAGGCAGTCATCCCAGGCTGCCACTTGCACCGTGAGTACCTCTGGCAGCAGATGGCTAGGAGGAGTGGAGGTTCTGGGTGGGAGCAAAGAGCTGATAGAGTGGACGGTGGGGCAAGCAGTACCCTAGAGGGCCCCACACTGAGGCACAGGCAACAGGAGCTGGGGCGAGGCAAACCTTGGCAGAGGCGCCGTCTACTGCTTGCCTGTCTCCCTCTAGCCTTCAATGTGACAGTGCGAAGTGACCGCCAAGGCACCTGCCAGGGCTCCCACATGGCACAGGCCTGTGTGGGTCACTGTGAGTCCAGCGCCTTCCCTTCTCGGTACTCTGTGCTGGTGGCCAGTGGCTACCGACACAACATCACCTCCGTCTCTCAGTGCTGCACCATCAGTGGCCTGAAGAAGGTGAGGAGGGCCCAAGCCCGATGGATGGACGTTGGGGTTGGGGGAAGACTCGGGAGACGGAGATCTAAGACAGCCCTGAGAAAGGGGACTGCAGCACAGACTCCCCTCTCCCGCAGGTCAGAGTACAGCTGCAGTGTGTGGGGAGCCGGAGGGAGGAGCTCGAGATCTTCACTGCCCGGGCCTGCCAGTGTGACATGTGTCGCCTCTCTCGCTACTAGcccatcctctcccctccttcctcccctgggTCACAGGACTTGACATTCTGGTGGGGGAAACCTGTGTTCGAGCTTCAAAAACCGGAAGGAGCTCCAACCCTGCTGGTTACTTGctgtggaatttttttaaataagggagGGTTGTTCCAGCTTTGACACTTTGTAAGATTTCGTGACTGTCACCTGAGAAGAGGGGAGTTTCTGCTTTCTTCCCTGCCTTTGCCTGGCCCTTCTAAACCAATCTTTATCATTTTACTTCCCTCTTTGCCCTTACCCCTAAATAAAGCAAGCAGTTCTTGAGTTTCTCTCTTTATTAAGTCTACCCACAGCCAGGGAAAGAGGGGTAGACCATGATTACTGTGACCCCCCCCTTACCCCAGGACACTGTGAATCTCTTCTTGCCTGTGCCCTCACCCTCCCCCTGC
Protein-coding sequences here:
- the GPHA2 gene encoding glycoprotein hormone alpha-2, which codes for MLMASPQTLVLCLLVLAVTEACGQEAVIPGCHLHPFNVTVRSDRQGTCQGSHMAQACVGHCESSAFPSRYSVLVASGYRHNITSVSQCCTISGLKKVRVQLQCVGSRREELEIFTARACQCDMCRLSRY